One Deinococcus grandis DNA window includes the following coding sequences:
- a CDS encoding helix-turn-helix domain-containing protein, whose translation MAHVILDDPQVVEVLLDHDRMRLLTPFMAAPMTIAQAAEITGSPPTSLGYWVKRFVRLGLVREVGTRRPGVFQAVSNEFIVDPSRVMPLEEMLSGVQRPSWERMLRGYAREYGRLSPDWLLRFHVTPEGVLTRRELTREELERPGGPAAQRPLGEWALLRLSREDAQAFRERLSGVVQEFLARSSELESDSVYLVHVGLTRDPVHG comes from the coding sequence AGGTGGTTGAGGTGCTGCTGGATCATGACCGCATGCGGCTCCTGACGCCTTTCATGGCGGCGCCGATGACCATCGCGCAGGCGGCGGAGATCACCGGGAGCCCGCCGACGTCCCTGGGGTACTGGGTCAAGCGCTTCGTGCGGCTGGGGCTGGTGCGTGAGGTCGGCACTCGGCGTCCGGGGGTGTTTCAGGCGGTGTCGAACGAGTTCATCGTGGATCCGTCGCGGGTGATGCCGCTGGAGGAGATGCTGTCGGGCGTGCAGCGTCCCTCGTGGGAGCGGATGCTGCGCGGGTACGCGCGGGAGTACGGGCGGTTGTCGCCGGACTGGCTGCTGCGGTTTCACGTGACGCCCGAGGGGGTGCTGACGCGGCGTGAGTTGACCCGCGAGGAACTGGAGCGTCCGGGGGGTCCGGCAGCGCAGCGGCCGCTGGGGGAATGGGCGCTGCTGCGGCTGTCGCGGGAGGACGCGCAGGCGTTCCGCGAGCGGCTGTCCGGGGTGGTGCAGGAGTTCCTGGCCCGCTCGTCGGAGCTTGAGTCGGACAGCGTGTATCTGGTGCATGTGGGGTTGACGCGGGACCCGGTGCACGGGTGA